ctcgcgcgaccACCACtaatgtatggctgggcggggacaaCCAGATCCCGATTggttcatcagtaacagtcgcggccacgaccgacactgatgttgttcatcagtaacggttgcgTCGGACCCGTTAGTGATGTGCCGTTACATATAAACCGTTTTGTAGCAGTGACTCGCAGCTGAGTTTCTCCCGACCCGATGTTTTGCCATGTTTTCTTGAGGTTTTACCCACCTATAACGGCCTACCAAATGGCCCAGTAGCATTTTCGAGTGTTCCTAGGCTGGGCCGGGTAAAACCCTTAGAAAACCAAGCTGCCAAACAAGGCCTCACCTGTTTTCTTCGACTCCGGAGAGGGTTTCTCTTTTCCAGTGAGTTCTCTTCCTCTGCTGAAGTCCTACCAAGGCAGGAACTTGCTGCAGTATAGTATAAAGTAGCTTTCTTCTACGGCTTGTACCTTTTAAACTGTTTATACGCTTTAGACAATTCCTTTTGAGTTGTTTAGATCATGTTATGGATCACGTTTTTTTCTTGATCACACTAATCTTCACAGCACCTTTCTATTGCTTAGCTATCTTCCAGAGCATATATCTTGTGAACCATAGCTCTAATTAGATGCTGCTTCTTGAGTTGAAATGATTAAGTTGCAGAATTTCTTCTAGTACACTTCAGAATCAGTAAGGAACCCGTTTAGAAATTTCCATCTTCGGTTATAAATTGTATTCTGTTTTAGCCTTAGATTAACTCCGATTAGCCTAAAAAAACTCCGATTAGCACCAATCCTTTTCCTAGCCTTTAGGATTAGGCTTAGATTTAGTATGAGATAGTTTATACCATGTGTAGGTACTGATAATATGTGCTTGTGTGCCATTTGCATGttatcattttatttggagttcattTGATATTCATTTGGACATTGTGTTTATAGTAGTATTCATTTGTTTACATTAGATTATCCAGAGTGCGACCGTGACGATTGTGGAGAAGCTGAAGAGCAGTACAACAACCAGGAACAATGCAAGTTATAATGTTGATCATATAGAATATTATATTCTGCAAATGCCACTCTGTTTTACTAATTATAAGAATGCATGTGTGGGTTTATATTATTatgaattatttttcaaacatGCGTTTGCAACTTGATAGTTATGTCCTATGTAGTATGCTTATAGGTCCTGCTCATTTGTATTTGTCATCCTAAGGTTACTATTATTAATTCAAAGTTGCTTGTTAAGTATTGTATCCGGAGGCCACGAACCAATTTTGAAATATTATGAGATCAGGTTATGAGTGAGTATGTTTCGGCAAAAGAGTTttcacacaaaacaaaattgctTTCGATTAGATGGATTAGTATGTTAATGTCCATGGGTGGATGTCTACAAGAGCTGTCGTTCCGAGACGAGGATTGACTCAGGATTTGGTGGGGACCATTCGTCCAGTAACAAAAAGTTCGACTCTTTTCAAATAGAACTCAAAATCTTACTTACACAACCGCTTCTTATATGAGCTCTGGTTATACCGTCTCTCGATCCGCCACCAAAAACTTCCGAGTACAGAGAGTGGTGGAGTCTAACAGGGTATGCACATTATCTTTACGTTCTGaaataaaagtttttttttttgaagaacaTACGGAGCCTACTGCAATATATTAATAAAAGCGGTTACAAAATGTACGAGAGCCAGAGAAAAGCTATCTAAATCTATCGATCCAAGGCTTCGAAATTCTACGAAATTCGAACCAAATCGCGCAATTTCCACCCAAATGCTACGAAATTCCTGCGTTCCAAATCATGGCTCCTAGTGCCACTGATTACAGTTTACTTCTTCCCCTTGCTTCGATACGATCATCGCCATGAAAGCCCACAAGTGACCACAcgattttcttcttctaaaaaCAGAGTAAATGGCAACACAATCATGTCAGTGTCCTGCAAGCTACTACTAGCTCCCAGCAAAGACTAGTACAACAACCACATCGTTTTCCCCAAGATTTATCTGCTCCAACTCAAACCGCTAGCATTTCCTCCGGCGTTTTACGGCCGTCTGGTCCGCCGGGAAGCAGTAGCGGAGGGAGCTGTCCGGGGAGCTGATGTCCGGAACGAAGGCGCCGTAATCGGCCGGACGCCTCTGCCAGTGGAGACCCGATGCCGTCGGCGGGGAAGGGAGCTCCGCCGCGGACCGCTGCATCTCCGGCACCTGTCCGAAGAGCTCGTCCGCGTTCCGGTCGTCCGATGAGGACACGTAGTACGGCGAGCCGCCCGTGCTGCCTCCCTGCTTCCCGCTGTCAGCCTGCCAATTCGATACATGTCAACAATTGAGCCGATTCGACGTGGCAAATCAATCGCGGAAGAAGGAATTGCTCATTGAAACAGGGCGATTAGTAGGTGCACGATGATGACCTTGGACGTTCCGCTCtcgccgaagccgaagccgaagccggcGTTGAAATTGCTGAAGCCGCCGAAGAACTCGCCGAGGGGCCAGTCCATCATGCCGCCCTGCCCGCTGAAGGCCGGCGCGCGCTTCGGGGGTGTCCGGCTtgcggccgccgacgccgacgccgcctccgcgtGCCGCGGCGCAGGGGAGCCGAACTGCTCATTGACGATGGACCAGTCCGGGAGGCTCTCGTTGGCGTCCGCCGTAGCGGCGGCCCAGCTGAAGTCGCCCTCTCCGTAGAGAGAGGCCTGGTCCCGCTTGGCcgctggcgccggcggaggaggggcggGAGCGGGGGACGGCTCCGGTGGATCGGGTAAGCAGTCGTCCTCCTGCTCGTCCAGGCTGACCTGGacgccggtgaggaggaagcggcggtGCGTGGACACGAAGGCGTTGGCCGTGTGCACGGCGACGTCGCAGCCCCGGCAGAGCAGCGCCCGGTCCTCCAGGCAGAAGAAGTAGGCGTGGCATTCCTGaacaacaaacaacaaagGATCAATCAATTAATCAGTCAATCAGTACCGAAATCCCCCATCACACGGTTGATGCCGATCGAGGAATGAATCCAAGAGCCAGCGCACCTGGCATATGTCGCACTTGGGCGGCGAGGCCGGGGGCGCCGGgtcggcgctggcgctgccggGGGAGAGGAGCGGGAGGCGCTGGTGCTTGCCGGCGAGGCGGTTGGCGGCGTGGACGTCGCGGTCGCAGCGGTCGCACAGggcggcctcgtcggcgcAGCAGAGGACgcacgcctccgccgcctcgcacGCGCTGCACAGCACCTTCATGTATCTTCTTGCCTCACCTCGCGGAGTGTGGAATCCCTGCGCAAATTGAGTGGAGTGGAGTGGAAATTGAGTGCTTGTGGTGTGGGCGATGGCAGCTTGGGGGGGTGGCGGTGCGGTAGTATTATGGAGGCGTGGGAGGCATGGGAATGGAATGATTCGTGGGCACGGTGGAGGGGACGAGCTCTCCGCGACGTCGCCGGTTCCTATACGCGCCTTCGTCTCAACGCCTGATGGCCGCAAAAATTGAAACTATATTTACTCACCGATAAATTGATGGCGCTGTAGAGGTACAGTTTTTTTagaatgttcttttttttttgtaaaaggAAGGCACCCCCTGTCTCTAGTTTTCAGAATGCTTTTTGGATGAAAATATTGCTCCGACGTttcttttataaaaaaaacactgttTCCCATGTCATCATTACGTCATTGCTGTGTGGCAAAACTGCGTGCCAGCCAGAGATGAAAGTGACCAAAGTAAGAAGGAAATTATACTTGCTTGGTTTCGAAATATAAAgcatataatttttgttgacagtcaaactttttaaactCTGACCAAACTTATCGCCAAAATCATTAACATCTCAAATGAatacactaggaaaaaaaatcacgacATTGATCTTGATTTTGAACTTCAAATGTCGTTCAACTTTTGATAAACCTGGCATAACTTTGACAGTCAATAAAAGTTATAcgccttatattttgaaacaaatgaAGTATCATTTTGTAGTCCAAAGATACAATTTCTCTGTCATGTGTCTAAGTTTGTAACAATTTACTTTTCTCGCCCCGTTGCTTCATGTGTTCTTGTCTTCGTCATTGCgttcaaggaaaaaaaacaccaatgcCGTTTTTCAGGCCATTCTCCCGCATTTGGGTTTTCTCACTCTTTTTTGTTTAGTGTACTTTTATCTTTGCTATTGCATCTGTTAGTCATCACTTTCCATGACATTTAACTTCTCATTTCCAACGTTCTGGTGAAGCGAAAATTTTGAGATTAAAAACATACAGTATGTATGAAGGTTTAAAGATTCGCTTTGGACAAAACTTCCCACCATAATAAACAGAATTTTGGAAATTTGAAGAATTTCGAAAACTATTTTAGACTTCGGTGTATGAAATTCCATGAAGATTTATCAACATTGTAGCCGAACACAAATTTGTGTTGCAAAAGTTACACAAGTTAATTACTGGGTTCTTGTTCAAATCATTCTTGTTCAAATCAGCATAGTGGACTGATAAAGCAAGTTTACATGATCTATTTCGGAGTCAAATTGTAGTCAAACCAACAAGATTGGCCAGACTAAAATTCCGAGCCCATCAAAGTGACTAAAACTTCAACGAAATTTGAAACCTTGGTGTGTACTAAAACTTTGTAGTGTAATACCTTGCTACAGAATCATAAACACTTTGGTCCAGCAAATTGGGAAGTTCAATTTCTTAAGGAAATCATAAATTTTGAAATAGTTCATAAAATTGAAATGATCAGTATTTAAAACAGTCAAGCATCTCCATTTATTAAAATGAAAGTAACTAGTCAGAGATTATGTTTTGTTGGCAAATTCCAATCTTTCTCCAGTTTTATATTTCCCCAAACATATAGGATCTTGTATCCATTAGATCAGTCAAACCCCTTTGACCATTTTGATTAACATCAATGGCCGAATAAGAACATGGGTAACAGAAAGGTGccagaaacaaacaaaaatttaAACGGAACGCCAATAAGTGCTGCATACCTCTAGTAGGAAGGTTTTTAACTCTACAAAATTCAAATGCAAATTTGATATGCGGTTGAAGAAACAGAATTAGGAAGTTGCTTCTGATGTCACCTCTGCAACCTTTTTAAGCTTAAGGTAAGATGCCAGGGATTGGTTTTCTCTGTTACcctgtttcaaatttttgtgtgTAAAGATATGTTTGAAAAACTAAGAGTTGCCTCCTCAACTTTCTCCACGAGCTGTAATGCCATCTGGGCAGTGTTCTCCTATTGGATTGGTAAGAAACAATGCTCATACGGGTTTTACATCTTGCAAGACGTAAAAATCCAGCATGTCTAGAAAGGGGTTAATCAGGTGATTGCTAAAATAGGTAGGAGGCTCGGTAGCAGTATGGTATGGTAGTGTTCCTTCTGCGTGTGGGAACACTGTTGCAATATCGTAGGAACATATGTTTTGGATATATAAATGTCTCCCATTGAAAATGAGGCAGAGAAAATTTGCATTTCAGGAACAGATCTGATAATACGCCTTATCCATTTGGTCCTGCGATGTTGCCCTTTAGTTTTGTTGACATGCAGCTCTGAGAGTGCGGCGCCCAAGCAAAGCTACCTGCATACTGTTTGACGCAATCGCCCTAACAATATGGGACCTGATCCTGTGTCCCCCCTTATCTCTGAGCTGTGGGCGGCGATGAGAACGACTCCCCGGATGCTGGAGTGGACCACCGGAAATCCCACACGCGTGGGCTCTCGTGCAACATGGCCAACCCAGGCCACTCAATAATGCACGATCTTACGCTACCTCGATCATCGGCTGGGTCATGGGAGTCATGGAGTGATGGACTACGGAATTTTTGCAACTGATGAAGCTCAGTCCTGACCACAAGTTTTGGGAGAGGTGCTTACTTCTCAACACATTCGTCCTGTGTGTGACTGACAACAAAAAAATCTGTTCTAAAAGTTCAGCAAAAAAGAGTTTAGTGTAAAACTTTAACCAAATATATCCTTCCGTAGCCAATAGAACCAGATTTGTTTGAAGTTTTACACTAGAATCATTTTGGATaaacttaaaaaaataatcagtTTTTCGGTTAGACTTGTCTAAAAATGGTCCTCTCCAAATCTTAATGCCAAAAATACCACGGTGCAACGCCCTTCATTCAACACATGGTCTATCCGCCGTCACAGAGGGCGTAACAAGTATTTTAGTCTGGCAATCTTTCGACATGTACATGTATTGTCTAGAGGGTGTTGTGCCGAGGTACTTTGGTTATTAGTATTCGAAGGGGGCATTTTtattactcactccgatccatattagttgttgCTGATTCAgtataaaaattatacaaaATCAGATTACATTACACTAGTGGGGAAGATTGGGAAATAAATACTCGACTTTGGTtcgtatatatatagataggTCATATATATGacgaagtatccggtgaaaactctcattcggtgcaaaccgtgcaaacttcataaaactgtttaaaagtttcaaaaaaaaactacaaaaataccatatgttgggagtgtGATGTTGTACAAACctacaaaatttcaagttcagaatcaaaagcatttggaagaaattaaaaagagaaatttacaatgaatagtgtcaaacactcaaagatcactattcatgcagaatttgtttttttcgctgctaccaaatgaaattgaCTTtagacttgaaattttacacatatttCTAGCATCaattttctaacatatgtgatttttttgagaattttttgaatttttttggtgGAGTTCTCACGGTTTGCACCGAACGagggttttcacctgatatttcACCCATATATATTTGTTAGCTTATGTCATTTTTCAAAGAAATAAACCATATATATTATAAAGGTTTAGCAGGAATTTTCGAGCCAGTGGGCTCTACCCACTGATTTCCATTAAAGAAACCGTCCAGAACAACAAAAAGAGCTGCCATGCTATGTAAGCTGCCTTTTCGTCATTGGCGCCCATCCAAAGCTCCTCGCATATGCTTCAGATATCACCATTTCCAGCATCTGAGCAGCCTTCTCCAGCTTCCTCCTATTTGTGTCTTTCTGTAAGTGAGCCCAGGAGAAGATGTTAGTACACAAATGAAACCCCACAGAAGAAGGGAatatatgtttaaaaagcagGAATACAAAATCAGATCTTGTCCTCTTCAATTTCAGCCCACCCAAAGGTTTAGCATGAATACAAAGCACCGTAAAcataataaaaattacatcGAGGTTGCTAATGTTACGAGCCTGATCTGTTGGGACGAGGCTCAAATGAATATTGGTGCTAAAGTAAAATTTCTGACGAAAAATAAGTTTTGTTTTAAGTCACATACTTTCCTAACCATGGCTGTTCGAATCAAATCCATCGATGTTAGGACTTCAGTTCAGTATATTGTCAAACATTAGCAAGTAGTGTAAGAGGCTAGTCCTGACCACAAGATTAGCCACATGTGCTACAGGCTACGGATTAACCCCCTTGACCACAAGATTGGCCACATGTGCAGGCTACGGTTTTAACCACAAGTTTTGCCACGGTAGCTGCGGCAACAGGAAGGGATCCGGTGCTCGTACGACTGGCGAGGGCAGCGCAAGCGTGGCCGCCTACGCACCTAAACAAGTCGCCCGGATCTTTTAGGGCCGCCATCGCTCCGTTTACTGTTGACAGCTACTCTCCTGATCAGTCCTCCTgatcgctgctgctgctgctgctgctttaaCATCCAACGAGGCGCTGGCTGGGCAGACCAGCTGTTTCCACGTTAATAGAAGCTCCTAGCTTGCCATTTTTGTGAGAGAAAAAATTGTAAGCTTATGCTGTGGGGAGGTCGGGATCAAGCTGCTGAGATGAACTGTACTCAACATATCACACAGAGTCAGAGACAAAACAGAGACAAAACGATGTAGTCCCGGCAACCACTAGTGAAAAGTGAAAAACATCCTCTCCCTGAAACTCGGCGGAAAACCTGTGTAAAAACTTGCAGAAGTAATAGTAATACCATGCGCTGGGAGGTGATATCAAATGGTTCCAAGGTCCAACTGGACCATATTTACAAGAGCTTTTTTTTACGGTTATTGTTGAGTCCGTCTCATATTTTTCAGTACTTCCGTAAAAATTAATTCTGTCCGTTCGTCCGCATCCTAATTATATTTACACGACCGGCCGCTTTGACCACAATCTGATCGTGACTTCGATCTGACTCGATAATCTCCCCCTTTCGTCAGCCCCTACCACTCCCCTcctcacgccgccgccgctgctcgccggACGCGCCACCTagctaggcggcggcggcccgcgcCCGAGGCTTGCGCAGATGAGGCGGCCCGcgcccgaggccgaggcggtggcggcccgcgctcgaggcagcggcggcgcttgcGCGGAGGTGCCCGGGGCAGCGGAGCTTGCGACGGGGCCCGCGGGCggtgcggcggctgcggcggctcgCGCCCGCGAACggaggggcggcggtggcgtgcGCACATCAGCGCacgacggcagcggcacccCTCTTCCCCTTTATTGCTGTATACCTTCATGTTACTACATGTATCTATGAAGCATATGGCTGCAGCTGGTGTTTGAACCTTAAATAAGTTTTTGCAATAGAGATCCCAACATTTTGTATCACCGTCGTACTTAACTGAATGAACACTGAAATCTTCGCCACAGGGCCCTAAAAATGCATTATGTGTTAGTTTAGCGCAGAGCATATCAACCCAGCACTGGAATTATCTATGCATTACACTGTTTCTTTGTGCATCTGAAATTGGTTCATCTAATTGACTTGAATGGTCAGATTATAGAGCTCATGTATGCCTGCAATATGGTTTTATTACAGGAGAAAATTGATTAAGTTGTTAGTCGGAACTCTTAAACTTTATTTGGCAGGTGGCAtctgttcttcttctgctaTAGTTTGCACTTATTTGGCTCATGCTTGGCTTGTTGTATTTTTTGGAAGTTGTTTTTCAGTACGACTCCTGCGAAATTTGAGTTTCTTTTTCACATAAGTTCTGTTTTGTTCTTTTACGTTTGAAAGGGTGCTACTTTTGGGTTGCTGCCTTGAATGGTCAGATTATAGTAACTCATTTTTGCTTACCATATGGTTTCATTACAGGAGAATTGTTTAGGTGATTAGTCAGAACTCTTAAACTTTATTTGATAGGTGCTATCTGTTATTTAACCGCTGTAATTTTCAATTCTCTGGCCCATGTTTGGCTTGTTGTATTTCTGTAAGTTGTTTTTCAGTATGATTCCTGTGAAAGCTGAGTTTCTTTCTCACATGagtttcttttgttgttttacatTTGAAAGGCACCACTTCTGAGTTGCTCCAACTATGGAAGTGGTACTGCAAATCAGTCAAAAGTTGATTTAAGCACCCAAGTTTTACCTCATTTTTGGCCATATGATTCCATCTTGCTCTTTCCCTATCCTGTGTTATACAGACACTAGAAAGACTATATCACCGAACTGTAACCATCTACATTTTCTGAACTTCCTATGACGATAAACTGGTGTAAACACCTCTGTCATTTCATGCACCGGAATTTGATTGCGTTTTACATCAGGCTTTGCAAGTCTTAATTCAGGTGGATGGCTTTGCAACTCTTGTAATAGTATATAGGTCCTATGTCATCTGACAGTTCATTCAGTTTTACATTATTGACATAATCCACTAACTGAGTGTTGAATGTTTTATGTAACATGTTCATAAAAATGAAGAAACCTG
The Brachypodium distachyon strain Bd21 chromosome 2, Brachypodium_distachyon_v3.0, whole genome shotgun sequence genome window above contains:
- the LOC100823880 gene encoding B-box zinc finger protein 22, which translates into the protein MKVLCSACEAAEACVLCCADEAALCDRCDRDVHAANRLAGKHQRLPLLSPGSASADPAPPASPPKCDICQECHAYFFCLEDRALLCRGCDVAVHTANAFVSTHRRFLLTGVQVSLDEQEDDCLPDPPEPSPAPAPPPPAPAAKRDQASLYGEGDFSWAAATADANESLPDWSIVNEQFGSPAPRHAEAASASAAASRTPPKRAPAFSGQGGMMDWPLGEFFGGFSNFNAGFGFGFGESGTSKADSGKQGGSTGGSPYYVSSSDDRNADELFGQVPEMQRSAAELPSPPTASGLHWQRRPADYGAFVPDISSPDSSLRYCFPADQTAVKRRRKC